In one Candidatus Rickettsiella isopodorum genomic region, the following are encoded:
- the ruvA gene encoding Holliday junction branch migration protein RuvA, whose product MINRLRGILIEKQPPYLLVEVADAFTYEVQASMHTFYQLPECGKKVFLYTQFIVREDGHFLYGFSTSDERALFTQLLKVNGVGPKVALGILSKIEVAEFIGCVEQQNVSALQTVPGIGKKTAERLIIEMRDRLKSLSHNQYKTSDKNNVRSLPHFQQDAIAALVALGYKNQEASRAVLQIKDSTLSLESLIRQALNKVS is encoded by the coding sequence ATGATCAATCGACTGCGAGGCATATTAATTGAAAAACAGCCGCCCTATTTATTGGTGGAAGTGGCCGATGCATTTACTTACGAAGTACAAGCCTCTATGCATACTTTTTATCAATTGCCAGAGTGTGGAAAAAAGGTTTTTTTATACACACAGTTTATTGTACGAGAAGATGGACATTTTTTGTATGGTTTTAGCACGTCCGATGAGCGAGCATTATTTACGCAATTATTAAAAGTAAATGGTGTGGGTCCTAAAGTGGCTTTAGGTATCTTATCAAAAATAGAAGTAGCCGAATTTATTGGCTGTGTTGAACAACAAAATGTCAGTGCATTACAAACGGTTCCAGGTATTGGTAAAAAAACCGCGGAACGTTTAATCATCGAAATGCGTGATCGTTTAAAAAGTTTATCCCATAACCAGTATAAGACATCTGATAAAAATAACGTCCGATCTTTACCGCATTTCCAACAAGATGCTATTGCGGCATTAGTAGCCTTGGGTTATAAAAATCAAGAGGCGAGTCGCGCTGTTCTTCAGATTAAAGACAGTACACTGTCTTTAGAATCGTTAATCCGACAAGCCTTAAATAAAGTTAGCTAA
- the ruvB gene encoding Holliday junction branch migration DNA helicase RuvB, whose protein sequence is MQISDRLTSAKKNAEDEKIYPRIRPLALADYLGQASVCEQMALFIHAARARTEALDHVLIVGPPGLGKTTLAHIIAHEMSVGLKQTSGPILERAGDLAALLTHLEAKEVLFIDEIHRLSPVIEEILYPALEDYQLDIMIGEGPAARSIKLDLPPFTLIGATTRAGLLTSPLRDRFGIVQRLEFYSVADLCRIVTRSAGILGVAIDRMGANEIAKRARGTPRIANRLLRRVRDFAEVKADGKIDQCLAAQALDLLEVDKEGFDQQDRKLLLTLIEKFDGGPVGLDSLAAAIGEERDTIEEVIEPYLIQQTFIMRTPRGRVATKKTYLHFGLTMPIHLNGQKQLSCDFSDKIN, encoded by the coding sequence ATGCAAATCTCTGATCGCTTAACGTCAGCTAAAAAAAATGCTGAAGATGAAAAAATCTATCCACGCATTCGCCCACTCGCTTTAGCGGATTACTTAGGACAAGCATCGGTTTGTGAACAAATGGCTTTGTTTATTCATGCGGCACGTGCTCGAACTGAAGCTTTAGATCATGTGTTAATTGTAGGGCCTCCGGGTTTAGGTAAAACGACATTGGCCCATATTATTGCTCATGAAATGAGTGTCGGTCTCAAACAAACTTCAGGACCGATTTTAGAAAGAGCCGGCGATTTAGCCGCATTATTAACCCATCTTGAAGCAAAAGAAGTGTTGTTTATTGATGAAATCCATCGTTTAAGTCCAGTGATTGAAGAAATACTTTACCCGGCCTTAGAAGATTATCAACTGGATATCATGATAGGCGAGGGGCCGGCTGCACGTTCGATTAAATTAGATTTACCGCCATTTACACTAATTGGTGCTACCACGCGCGCGGGGTTGTTAACGTCACCCTTGCGGGATCGGTTTGGTATTGTACAACGCTTAGAGTTTTATAGTGTCGCTGATCTTTGTCGTATCGTGACCCGCTCAGCTGGAATTTTAGGTGTGGCAATCGATCGAATGGGTGCAAACGAAATTGCTAAACGTGCGCGCGGCACACCACGGATAGCTAATCGTTTGCTACGCCGAGTCAGAGATTTTGCTGAAGTAAAAGCCGATGGGAAAATTGACCAATGTTTAGCGGCACAAGCTCTCGATCTATTAGAAGTAGATAAAGAAGGTTTCGATCAACAAGATCGAAAATTATTATTAACACTCATTGAAAAATTTGATGGGGGACCCGTCGGTTTAGATAGTTTGGCGGCAGCTATCGGTGAAGAACGCGATACGATCGAAGAAGTGATAGAACCGTATTTAATTCAGCAAACATTTATAATGCGTACACCACGGGGTCGGGTTGCTACGAAAAAAACTTATCTACATTTTGGATTGACGATGCCAATTCATCTCAATGGACAAAAACAACTCAGTTGTGATTTTTCTGATAAAATAAACTAA
- the tolQ gene encoding protein TolQ, which produces MPTVDPSLWSYFSAASGIVKFVMLILLAASIVSWSMILQRGFMLRRSRKLLAQFEDKFWSGIDLSKLYGDLNREQDQHSGLASIFHAGFREFMRLHQQVGDMPVIIMEGVQRSMRIAYSEQHQQLEKHLDFLATLGSTSPYIGLFGTVWGIMTSFQALSASQQTATIAMVAPGISEALVATAMGLFVAIPAVIFYNRYSHQIQHLLHNYHRFQEEFSNILYRQVHGNTGSHVV; this is translated from the coding sequence ATGCCAACGGTCGATCCATCACTGTGGAGTTATTTTTCCGCTGCCAGCGGAATAGTCAAATTTGTCATGTTAATCTTGCTTGCCGCATCTATCGTATCCTGGTCGATGATTTTGCAGCGCGGATTTATGTTAAGACGCTCAAGAAAATTACTGGCTCAATTTGAAGACAAATTTTGGTCAGGTATTGATCTCAGTAAACTGTATGGGGATTTAAATCGTGAACAGGATCAACACAGTGGTCTAGCCAGCATTTTTCATGCTGGCTTTCGTGAGTTTATGCGTTTACATCAACAAGTGGGGGATATGCCGGTTATTATTATGGAAGGTGTGCAACGTTCGATGCGTATTGCTTATTCCGAACAACACCAACAATTGGAAAAACATCTCGATTTTTTAGCCACGTTAGGTTCGACAAGTCCGTATATTGGATTGTTTGGTACCGTCTGGGGTATCATGACCTCTTTTCAAGCATTGTCGGCTTCGCAACAGACTGCCACTATAGCGATGGTCGCACCAGGTATTTCTGAAGCTTTAGTTGCCACGGCGATGGGTTTGTTTGTCGCTATTCCTGCAGTAATTTTTTACAATCGATATTCGCATCAAATTCAACATTTACTACATAATTATCACCGCTTTCAAGAAGAGTTTTCGAATATTTTGTATCGTCAAGTTCACGGTAATACAGGTAGTCATGTTGTATAA
- the tolR gene encoding protein TolR produces MLYNPYQFPPQRRKGPLSEINVVPYIDVMLVLLVIFMVTTPLLSQGIKVNLPRAQAQTIVPAQEPIIVSIDDKGLFYLNTTTHPETALDAHQLSLEVSEQIRNAEQKKAPRQVFVKGDKKVDYGKVVSAMVLLQQAGAINIGLLTESPPPQAV; encoded by the coding sequence ATGTTGTATAATCCTTATCAATTTCCCCCGCAACGACGTAAAGGACCTTTATCTGAGATCAATGTTGTTCCCTACATTGATGTCATGTTAGTGTTATTAGTGATTTTTATGGTTACAACGCCTTTATTATCACAAGGCATTAAAGTGAATTTGCCGCGAGCACAAGCGCAAACCATAGTGCCGGCACAGGAACCGATTATTGTATCCATTGATGACAAAGGACTTTTTTATTTAAATACCACTACTCATCCTGAAACCGCTTTAGATGCTCATCAATTAAGCCTAGAGGTCAGTGAACAAATACGCAATGCCGAACAAAAAAAAGCACCACGCCAAGTGTTTGTTAAAGGTGATAAAAAAGTTGATTACGGCAAAGTGGTATCAGCGATGGTTTTATTACAACAAGCGGGTGCCATCAATATTGGTTTGTTAACTGAGTCACCGCCTCCACAAGCGGTTTAA
- the tolA gene encoding cell envelope integrity protein TolA, translated as MLSRVNTEDYRYSLVVAIFLHIVLFLALFLTLRHSTKLLFLAPPPLQVIHATAISMDALAQKSTPAIERIKPLPTAVAKTLSKPLLLKKSPVLLSIKEKKVAKTKPDKMTPVKAPNKQPSLVKKNMPAKAKPTKIVVNKSKKVTHTHLKPSKESLKLVEKNIQQLLDQEMKSLAKQQIIAARNAATTDKYRHLILQVIAQQWIIPPEMNKHLETKLAVHLAPGGMVLEVSIVKSSGNLVLDRSAQTAVYKASPLPVPKNRGLFHTFRRINLTVRPEGVITQ; from the coding sequence ATGTTGAGTCGAGTTAATACAGAAGATTATCGCTACTCGCTAGTCGTTGCGATTTTCTTGCATATTGTCTTATTTTTAGCTTTATTCTTAACACTACGGCATAGTACAAAATTGTTATTTTTAGCGCCGCCGCCTTTACAAGTGATCCATGCAACAGCGATCTCGATGGATGCATTGGCTCAGAAATCGACGCCTGCTATAGAAAGAATAAAACCATTACCCACCGCCGTTGCAAAAACGCTGTCGAAACCGTTATTACTGAAAAAAAGTCCCGTGCTATTATCGATTAAGGAAAAAAAAGTGGCTAAAACCAAGCCGGATAAAATGACTCCGGTGAAGGCACCAAATAAACAGCCATCATTAGTAAAAAAAAATATGCCGGCTAAAGCTAAACCAACCAAAATTGTGGTGAATAAATCAAAAAAAGTTACGCATACCCATCTAAAACCGTCCAAGGAATCATTAAAATTAGTTGAAAAAAATATCCAACAATTACTTGATCAAGAAATGAAATCGCTGGCAAAACAACAGATTATTGCCGCGCGTAATGCGGCAACAACAGATAAATATCGACATCTCATTTTACAAGTGATTGCACAACAATGGATTATTCCACCGGAAATGAATAAGCATTTAGAAACTAAATTAGCTGTGCATTTGGCGCCGGGAGGTATGGTATTAGAAGTAAGTATTGTCAAAAGCAGTGGTAATTTGGTCTTGGATCGTTCGGCACAAACGGCAGTCTATAAAGCATCACCTTTGCCAGTGCCAAAAAATAGAGGTTTGTTTCATACCTTTCGTCGAATCAATCTGACCGTACGGCCCGAAGGAGTTATCACACAATAA